One Oxyura jamaicensis isolate SHBP4307 breed ruddy duck unplaced genomic scaffold, BPBGC_Ojam_1.0 oxyUn_random_OJ70798, whole genome shotgun sequence DNA segment encodes these proteins:
- the LOC118159527 gene encoding uncharacterized protein LOC118159527: MMQYFLAQLLSFLQLLPLAVSSADPLPVPVLSTDPSYDVYYEGERVAFICVAPTKNVDGFRFFNQSGDQVYALASYSHTIAWFQLTAAKASAMEYTCMYWVKDAGRKIPSNRSLPLSIKVQGAPVAPLLSLDPQQPVYRYGNNVKLLCTVPFSSYYIREFQYYGDFGLAISIPVVKLQNYSYNLKITGTEVSGSYSCAYFVFKSGRAVRSESSPWVNVYVKRQIIGWVREILVGGSFFTINGLIFFFSHRLKKKRDLEEGFRMD, translated from the exons ATGATGCAATACTTTCTCGCACAGCTGCTGT ctttcctccagctgctcccacTTGCTGTATCCTCTGCTG ACCCCCTGCCAGTCCCTGTGCTCTCCACAGACCCCAGTTACGATGTCTACTACGAAGGGGAACGCGTTGCTTTCATATGTGTGGCTCCAACGAAGAACGTAGATGGATTTCGGTTCTTCAATCAAAGTGGGGACCAAGTCTACGCACTTGCTTCCTACTCTCACACAATTGCCTGGTTCCAGCTCACAGCTGCAAAAGCGTCTGCCATGGAGTACACATGCATGTACTGGGTGAAGGATGCTGGACGAAAAATTCCTTCCAATAGGAGCCTTCCTCTTTCAATTAAGGTTCAGG GTGCTCCAGTGGCCCCGCTTTTGTCCCTGGATCCTCAGCAACCAGTCTACAGATACGGAAACAACGTCAAGCTGCTCTGCACCGTCCCCTTTTCTTCATACTATATAAGAGAATTCCAGTACTATGGGGACTTTGGACTTGCAATCTCCATCCCAGTTGTGAAACTGCAAAACTACAGCTACAACCTGAAGATCACAGGAACGGAGGTCTCTGGGTCTTACAGTTGCGCCTACTTTGTGTTTAAGTCTGGACGTGCCGTTCGCTCCGAGAGCAGCCCCTGGGTCAATGTCTACGTGAAAC GTCAGATAATCGGCTGGGTTCGAGAGATCCTTGTTGGTGGCTCGTTCTTTACCATCAATGgcctcatctttttcttctcccaccgcctcaagaagaaaagag ATCTGGAAGAAGGATTCAGGATGGACTAG